Proteins from one Streptomyces genisteinicus genomic window:
- a CDS encoding zinc-dependent metalloprotease, translating into MSDTPFGFGLPPEEPENGDEGKKKNPGGGGQGSGGSPANPFGFGFGGEGGDNPFAAMFGSLNPNDLGAAFQQLGQMLSYEGGPVNWDMAKQIARQTVAQGTADGTKDSSVSPVDRTAVEEAVRLADLWLDGATSLPSGASTAVAWSRAEWVEATLPAWQQLVDPVAERVGVAMGDVLPEEMQAMAGPLLGMMRSMGGAMFGQQIGQAVGVLAGEVVGSTDIGLPLGPAGKAALLPLNVEALGKDLGVPKEEVRLYLALREAAHQRLFAHVPWLRSHLFGAVEGYARGIKVDTSKLEDVVGQFDPTHPEQLQEALQQGMFQPEDTPAQKAALARLETALALVEGWVDAVVHAAASNRLTSAGALRETLRRRRASGGPAEQTFATLIGLQLRPRRLRDASRLWASLTDARGVDGRDALWEHPDMLPTATDLDDPDGFVHREQLDFSELDKMLGEAAAPKDAPAADGPAGAGKGTADGGADGKDTTEGAAEGKDAGDGQDRSGGDDEDKGDAGR; encoded by the coding sequence GTGAGTGACACCCCATTCGGATTCGGCCTTCCGCCGGAGGAGCCGGAGAACGGCGACGAGGGCAAGAAGAAGAATCCCGGCGGAGGTGGCCAGGGCTCCGGCGGGTCCCCGGCCAACCCGTTCGGCTTCGGTTTCGGCGGGGAAGGCGGTGACAACCCCTTCGCCGCCATGTTCGGGTCGCTGAACCCGAACGACCTGGGCGCCGCGTTCCAGCAGCTCGGCCAGATGCTGAGCTACGAGGGCGGCCCCGTGAACTGGGACATGGCCAAGCAGATCGCCCGCCAGACGGTCGCCCAGGGCACGGCGGACGGCACCAAGGACAGCAGCGTCTCCCCGGTCGACCGCACCGCCGTCGAGGAGGCCGTGCGCCTCGCCGACCTGTGGCTGGACGGCGCGACCTCGCTGCCGTCCGGCGCGAGCACCGCCGTGGCGTGGAGCCGCGCGGAATGGGTCGAGGCGACCCTGCCGGCGTGGCAGCAGCTCGTGGACCCGGTCGCGGAGCGGGTCGGCGTCGCCATGGGCGACGTGCTGCCCGAGGAGATGCAGGCCATGGCGGGCCCGCTGCTCGGGATGATGCGCTCCATGGGCGGCGCGATGTTCGGTCAGCAGATCGGCCAGGCCGTCGGCGTGCTGGCGGGCGAGGTGGTCGGCTCGACCGACATCGGCCTGCCGCTCGGCCCGGCCGGCAAGGCCGCCCTCCTCCCGCTGAACGTCGAGGCCCTCGGCAAGGACCTCGGGGTGCCCAAGGAGGAGGTCAGGCTCTACCTCGCCCTGCGCGAGGCCGCCCACCAGCGGCTCTTCGCGCACGTGCCGTGGCTGCGCTCGCATCTGTTCGGCGCCGTCGAGGGCTACGCCCGGGGCATCAAGGTCGACACGAGCAAGCTGGAGGACGTGGTCGGCCAGTTCGACCCGACCCACCCGGAGCAGCTCCAGGAAGCACTCCAGCAGGGCATGTTCCAGCCGGAGGACACCCCGGCGCAGAAGGCGGCCCTCGCCCGCCTGGAGACCGCTCTCGCCCTGGTCGAGGGCTGGGTCGACGCCGTCGTCCACGCGGCCGCGTCGAACCGCCTCACCTCGGCGGGCGCGCTGCGGGAGACCCTGCGCAGGCGCCGGGCGTCCGGCGGCCCGGCCGAGCAGACGTTCGCGACCCTGATCGGTCTGCAGCTGCGTCCGCGGCGGCTCCGGGACGCCTCGCGCCTGTGGGCCTCGCTCACCGACGCCCGCGGCGTCGACGGCCGGGACGCCCTGTGGGAGCACCCCGACATGCTGCCGACCGCGACCGACCTGGACGATCCCGACGGCTTCGTGCACCGCGAGCAGCTCGACTTCTCGGAGCTGGACAAGATGCTCGGGGAGGCGGCGGCCCCCAAGGACGCGCCGGCCGCGGACGGCCCGGCGGGTGCGGGGAAGGGCACCGCGGACGGCGGCGCCGACGGCAAGGACACCACGGAAGGCGCCGCTGAAGGCAAGGACGCCGGGGACGGGCAGGACCGCTCCGGCGGCGACGACGAGGACAAGGGCGACGCCGGCCGGTGA
- a CDS encoding SDR family oxidoreductase, whose protein sequence is MSSPDPQVRAARNRSTPAGGRGPVVAVTGAATGVGDLLTRRLAASDEVRQVLAIDERRGEVPEAHWHVLDVRDPAIAEKLRGADVVVHLALDLDLESDAAARTAYNVRGTQTVLTAAAAAGVHRVVLCTSAMVYGALPDNDVPLSEDAELKATAEATGVGDLLEIERLARRAPRAHPGLNVTVVRPAVLVGGTDTALTRYFESPRLLVVAGSRPTWQFCHVDDLVTALEYAALEKVEGELAVGCDGWLEQEEVEELSGIRRMELPSAVALGAAARLHRIGLTPSPAGDLAYTMHPWVVSVSRLHDAGWRPRWTNEEVLAALLEEVEGRHTVAGRRLGRKDATAAGAAGATVALLGTAALVRRARKARRRI, encoded by the coding sequence GTGAGTTCCCCAGATCCGCAGGTTCGCGCAGCGCGAAACCGCTCAACCCCGGCCGGGGGCCGCGGCCCCGTGGTGGCCGTCACCGGCGCCGCGACCGGCGTCGGCGACCTGCTCACACGGCGTCTGGCGGCGTCGGACGAGGTCAGGCAGGTGCTCGCGATCGACGAGCGCAGGGGCGAGGTCCCCGAGGCGCACTGGCACGTCCTGGACGTCCGCGACCCGGCCATCGCCGAGAAGCTGCGCGGCGCCGACGTCGTCGTCCACCTCGCGCTCGACCTGGACCTGGAGTCGGACGCGGCGGCCCGCACCGCGTACAACGTCCGCGGCACCCAGACGGTGCTGACCGCGGCCGCCGCCGCGGGCGTGCACCGGGTCGTCCTGTGCACCTCGGCCATGGTCTACGGGGCACTGCCGGACAACGACGTCCCGCTCTCCGAGGACGCCGAGCTCAAGGCCACGGCCGAGGCGACCGGGGTCGGCGACCTGCTGGAGATCGAACGCCTCGCCCGCCGCGCGCCGCGCGCCCATCCGGGCCTGAACGTGACGGTGGTCCGCCCCGCCGTGCTGGTCGGCGGCACGGACACCGCGCTGACCCGGTACTTCGAGTCGCCCCGGCTGCTCGTGGTCGCCGGATCCCGCCCGACCTGGCAGTTCTGCCACGTCGACGACCTGGTGACCGCGCTGGAGTACGCGGCGCTGGAGAAGGTCGAGGGCGAGCTCGCGGTCGGCTGCGACGGCTGGCTGGAGCAGGAGGAGGTGGAGGAGCTCAGCGGGATCCGCCGCATGGAGCTGCCCTCCGCGGTCGCGCTCGGGGCCGCCGCCCGCCTCCACCGGATCGGCCTCACCCCGTCCCCGGCCGGGGACCTCGCGTACACGATGCACCCCTGGGTGGTGAGCGTGAGCCGGCTGCACGATGCGGGCTGGCGCCCCCGCTGGACGAACGAGGAGGTGCTCGCCGCGCTCCTGGAAGAGGTGGAGGGCCGGCACACGGTCGCGGGACGCCGGCTGGGCCGCAAGGACGCCACGGCCGCCGGCGCCGCCGGCGCCACCGTCGCCCTGCTGGGCACGGCCGCGCTGGTGCGGCGCGCCCGGAAGGCCCGCCGGAGGATCTGA
- a CDS encoding SEL1-like repeat protein, whose amino-acid sequence MEFMGDRATLLETGRFVQPHSGNAADAMQGLDGVEPGIGRSDGTADAEETAGAEARHRGAADGGDIASMSVLGALLLRRGDLDGAEPYLRGATADGDRAAANNLGVLLHQRGYADEAAGWWRIAAVAGSAAAAHALGRHFRERGDEPAAEYWLRQSAEQGHALGAYALADLLEHRGDTGAERWLRTAAEQGHREAAYRLARALESRAAQEGRPQADALGEPARAVAEGAAGGDAGGVPRPRAGPAGGGAHAGRDGDPAGSGPRAAAGRDGRTAAEAEAGPAGLVGQAAQWYRQAAARGHRRAALHLGAILEKRGELKEAGRWYLTAARDGEPRAACALGFLLRDAGDEESAAVWWLRAAQDGDGNAANALGALHAARGEQQTAERWYRAAMDAGDVNGAYNLGLLCAAQDRTPQAEQWYRRAAYAGHREAANALAVLLLQAGDPVGAEPWFSKAAEAGSVDAAFNLGILHVGRDDDRTALTWYERAAAAGHTEAALQVGIARLRDGDEHEAERHLRCAAGGGSAEAAFRLATVLDARQPPPGPPALGETRAEKTECEEWYERAAEQGHRRAQVRVGMLAAARGDMEDAARWYREAAESGSRSGAFNLGLLLAREGSEREASLWWTRAARAGHGRAALRLALLAARRGDLAEGQHWCAKAVELGPDEVAERAAKLREALLQELTA is encoded by the coding sequence ATGGAATTTATGGGGGACAGGGCAACTCTGTTGGAGACAGGGCGGTTTGTGCAGCCGCATTCCGGCAATGCGGCGGACGCGATGCAGGGGCTCGACGGTGTCGAGCCGGGCATCGGCCGCAGCGACGGCACCGCCGACGCCGAGGAGACCGCCGGCGCCGAGGCGCGCCACCGCGGTGCCGCCGACGGGGGCGACATCGCGTCGATGAGCGTGCTGGGCGCGCTGCTGCTGCGCCGGGGCGATCTGGACGGCGCCGAGCCGTACCTGCGCGGCGCCACCGCCGACGGCGACCGGGCGGCCGCCAACAACCTGGGCGTGCTGCTGCACCAGCGCGGCTACGCCGACGAGGCGGCGGGCTGGTGGCGGATCGCCGCCGTCGCCGGTTCCGCGGCCGCCGCGCACGCGCTGGGGCGCCACTTCCGCGAGCGCGGTGACGAGCCGGCCGCCGAGTACTGGCTGCGCCAGTCCGCCGAGCAGGGCCACGCCCTGGGCGCCTACGCGCTGGCCGACCTGCTGGAGCACCGCGGCGACACCGGTGCCGAGCGCTGGCTGCGCACCGCCGCCGAGCAGGGCCACCGCGAGGCCGCCTACCGGCTGGCGCGGGCCCTGGAGAGCCGTGCCGCGCAGGAGGGCCGTCCGCAGGCCGACGCCCTGGGCGAGCCCGCGCGCGCGGTCGCCGAAGGCGCCGCGGGCGGGGACGCCGGAGGCGTCCCCCGTCCCCGGGCCGGTCCGGCCGGCGGCGGAGCACATGCCGGCCGGGACGGGGACCCCGCCGGGAGCGGCCCCCGCGCCGCGGCCGGACGCGACGGCCGGACGGCCGCGGAGGCCGAAGCCGGTCCGGCCGGCCTCGTCGGCCAGGCCGCCCAGTGGTACCGGCAGGCCGCCGCCCGTGGACACCGCAGGGCCGCGCTGCACCTCGGCGCGATCCTCGAGAAGCGCGGTGAGCTCAAGGAGGCCGGGCGCTGGTACCTGACGGCCGCCAGGGACGGCGAGCCCCGCGCGGCGTGCGCCCTGGGCTTCCTGCTGCGGGACGCCGGTGACGAGGAGAGCGCCGCCGTCTGGTGGCTGCGCGCCGCCCAGGACGGCGACGGGAACGCCGCCAACGCACTGGGCGCCCTGCACGCCGCCCGCGGCGAACAGCAGACCGCCGAGCGGTGGTACCGGGCCGCCATGGACGCGGGTGACGTCAACGGCGCCTACAACCTCGGGCTGCTCTGCGCCGCCCAGGACCGTACGCCGCAGGCCGAGCAATGGTACCGGCGTGCCGCCTACGCGGGGCACCGGGAGGCGGCCAACGCGCTCGCCGTCCTGCTGCTCCAGGCCGGCGACCCGGTCGGGGCGGAGCCCTGGTTCTCCAAGGCGGCCGAGGCCGGCAGCGTGGACGCCGCGTTCAACCTGGGCATCCTCCACGTCGGCCGGGACGACGACCGGACGGCGCTGACCTGGTACGAGCGGGCCGCGGCGGCGGGCCACACCGAGGCGGCGCTCCAGGTGGGCATCGCCCGGCTCCGCGACGGCGACGAGCACGAGGCCGAGCGGCATCTGCGCTGCGCCGCCGGCGGCGGCAGCGCGGAGGCGGCGTTCCGGCTGGCCACGGTGCTCGACGCGCGGCAGCCGCCGCCGGGCCCGCCGGCCCTGGGGGAGACCCGGGCGGAGAAGACCGAGTGCGAGGAGTGGTACGAGCGCGCAGCCGAGCAGGGGCACCGGCGTGCCCAGGTCCGGGTCGGCATGCTGGCCGCCGCGCGCGGCGACATGGAGGACGCGGCCCGCTGGTACCGCGAGGCGGCCGAGTCCGGCAGCCGCAGCGGCGCCTTCAACCTGGGGCTGCTGCTCGCCCGTGAGGGCAGCGAGCGGGAGGCGTCGCTGTGGTGGACGCGCGCCGCGCGCGCCGGGCACGGCCGGGCGGCTCTGCGGCTGGCCCTGCTCGCCGCCCGCCGGGGCGACCTGGCCGAGGGGCAGCACTGGTGCGCCAAGGCGGTGGAGCTGGGGCCCGACGAGGTCGCCGAGCGCGCCGCGAAGCTGCGCGAGGCGCTGCTCCAGGAGCTGACGGCCTGA
- a CDS encoding Fur family transcriptional regulator — protein sequence MSDLLERLRGRGWRMTAQRRVVAEVLDGEHVHLTADEVHARAVERLPEISRATVYNTLGELVTLGEVLEVSTDRRVKRYDPNAHRPHQHLVCARCGAIRDVHPAGDPLADLPDSERFGFTVSDVEVTYRGTCPACAAA from the coding sequence ATGAGCGACCTGTTGGAACGACTGCGCGGACGCGGCTGGCGCATGACCGCCCAGCGGCGCGTCGTGGCCGAGGTCCTCGACGGCGAGCACGTCCATCTGACGGCCGACGAGGTCCACGCACGCGCCGTGGAGCGACTGCCCGAGATCTCCCGGGCCACCGTCTACAACACCCTCGGTGAGCTGGTCACCCTCGGCGAAGTGCTCGAGGTGTCGACCGACCGCCGCGTCAAGCGCTACGACCCCAACGCCCACCGGCCGCACCAGCACCTGGTCTGCGCGCGGTGCGGTGCCATCCGGGACGTCCACCCCGCGGGCGATCCCCTGGCGGACCTGCCCGACTCGGAGCGCTTCGGCTTCACCGTCTCGGACGTCGAGGTCACCTACCGGGGCACCTGCCCCGCCTGCGCGGCCGCCTAG
- a CDS encoding molybdenum cofactor biosynthesis protein MoaE codes for MARTYEHPGEHAAQDPVRLIAIRETPLSVDEVFAAVGDDAAGGTALFVGTVRNHDGGADVADLGYSCHPSAEAVMRGIAEKVAAEYPVRALAAVHRVGDLAVGDLAVVVAVSCPHRGEAFEACRKLIDDLKHEAPIWKHQRFSDGSEEWVGA; via the coding sequence ATGGCACGCACGTACGAGCACCCCGGTGAGCACGCGGCGCAGGACCCGGTCCGGCTGATCGCGATCCGCGAGACGCCGCTCTCCGTCGACGAGGTCTTCGCCGCGGTCGGCGACGACGCGGCGGGCGGCACCGCCCTCTTCGTCGGCACCGTCCGCAACCACGACGGCGGCGCGGACGTCGCCGACCTCGGCTACTCCTGCCACCCGAGCGCGGAGGCCGTGATGCGGGGGATCGCCGAGAAGGTGGCGGCGGAGTACCCCGTTCGGGCGCTCGCCGCCGTCCATCGTGTGGGTGACCTCGCGGTGGGTGACCTGGCCGTGGTGGTCGCCGTGTCGTGCCCCCACCGGGGCGAGGCGTTCGAGGCGTGCCGCAAGCTGATCGACGACCTCAAGCACGAGGCCCCCATCTGGAAGCACCAGCGCTTCTCCGACGGCTCCGAGGAGTGGGTGGGCGCCTGA
- a CDS encoding UPF0182 family protein — MPDRGGGPTGPRIRVGRPSRRVRTLLMTLGVLAALAMVFVMFAGFWTDWLWYRSVRYSSVFTTTLWTKIGLFAVFGLLMAGAVGLNVWLAHRLRPPLSAMSLEQQSLDRYRMGIAPYKKWVLLGVTALVGLIAGASATSQWRTWLMWVNGVPFGEKDPQFGMDVAFYAFDLPWYRFLLGFGFAAVVLSLIAAALTHYLYGGLRITSPGARATGAATGHLSVLLGIFVALKAVAYWLDRYGLAVKSSDFKATSNWTGLRYVDANAYLPAKTILFCIAIICAVLFFATLWRRTWQLPVIGFGLMVLSAILIGGLYPAIVQKFQVQPNEQAKEAQYIQKNIDATRKAYGIDGVKPTDYTGRGEIKDPKSQRAQADAAASYRINDPNIVSPTFQQLEQERKYYQFPATLDVDRYNGQDTVIGLRELNLQGVDKRNWINDHFTYTHGYGAVAAKGTETAKGTSGAPEFTESGLPSKGNLGDYEQRIYYGEKTTQYSIVGGPQKELDYEKDGGGQVTTSYDGKGGIDLSSPLNRAAYAVSFSEPQILYSGAIGEGSQILYNRTPKERVEAVAPWLTIDGDAYPAVVGKRIQWVIDAYTTTNGYPYASRTTLGDTTADSLTDRQRAVVAQQNQVNYIRNSVKATVDAYDGTVTLYEWDENDPVLKTWKKAFPGTVKDKADIPEELQAHLRYPQDMFKVQRELLSLYHVTEPAPFYNASDAWQVPNDPTKSDNNAVPPYYLSMKLPGQTEQQFSLTTTFTPSGRPNLRAFMAVDADANSKDYGKIRLMRVTDDKVDGPEQIQSRLNRHDPIANFVRDLKGADSTIKYGNLLTVPLDSGFLYVEPIYAQGRGSEYPLLSKVAVVYGQKIGFANDLGGALSQVFGEAGADEGTTPPSDPDQPPADPDQPPASGDAQLKDAIADAQQAYADGEEAIKKGDWTAYGKAQDDLRDALQRAADAEARLKEEAPQNE; from the coding sequence ATGCCGGACCGCGGCGGAGGCCCGACCGGGCCACGGATCAGAGTGGGCCGGCCGTCCCGGCGTGTCCGCACCCTGCTCATGACACTGGGCGTCCTGGCCGCGCTGGCCATGGTGTTCGTCATGTTCGCCGGGTTCTGGACGGACTGGCTGTGGTACCGCTCCGTCAGGTACTCCTCCGTCTTCACGACCACCCTGTGGACCAAGATCGGACTGTTCGCCGTCTTCGGCCTGCTCATGGCGGGAGCCGTCGGCCTGAACGTCTGGCTGGCGCACCGGCTGCGGCCGCCGCTCAGCGCGATGTCGCTGGAGCAGCAGAGCCTCGACCGGTACCGCATGGGCATCGCCCCGTACAAGAAGTGGGTCCTGCTCGGGGTCACCGCTCTCGTCGGGCTGATCGCCGGTGCCTCCGCGACCAGCCAGTGGCGCACCTGGCTCATGTGGGTCAACGGCGTGCCCTTCGGCGAGAAGGACCCCCAGTTCGGCATGGACGTGGCGTTCTACGCCTTCGACCTGCCCTGGTACCGCTTCCTGCTGGGCTTCGGCTTCGCGGCCGTCGTGCTCTCGCTGATCGCCGCCGCGCTGACCCACTACCTGTACGGCGGGCTGCGCATCACCAGCCCGGGCGCCCGTGCCACCGGCGCGGCGACGGGCCACCTGTCGGTGCTGCTCGGCATCTTCGTGGCGCTCAAGGCCGTCGCGTACTGGCTCGACCGGTACGGGCTCGCGGTGAAGTCCAGTGACTTCAAGGCGACGAGCAACTGGACCGGCCTGCGGTACGTCGACGCCAACGCCTACCTGCCGGCGAAGACGATCCTCTTCTGCATCGCCATCATCTGCGCGGTGCTGTTCTTCGCCACGCTGTGGCGCCGCACCTGGCAGCTCCCGGTGATCGGCTTCGGGCTGATGGTCCTGTCGGCCATCCTGATCGGCGGCCTCTACCCGGCCATCGTCCAGAAGTTCCAGGTCCAGCCGAACGAGCAGGCCAAGGAAGCCCAGTACATCCAGAAGAACATCGACGCGACCCGCAAGGCGTACGGGATCGACGGCGTGAAGCCGACGGACTACACGGGCCGCGGCGAGATCAAGGACCCGAAGTCGCAGCGCGCCCAGGCGGACGCGGCCGCGAGCTACCGGATCAACGACCCGAACATCGTCTCGCCCACGTTCCAGCAGCTGGAGCAGGAGCGGAAGTACTACCAGTTCCCCGCGACGCTGGACGTCGACCGGTACAACGGCCAGGACACGGTCATCGGTCTGCGTGAGCTCAACCTCCAGGGCGTCGACAAGCGCAACTGGATCAACGACCACTTCACCTACACCCACGGGTACGGTGCGGTCGCCGCGAAGGGCACGGAGACGGCCAAGGGCACCTCGGGCGCCCCGGAGTTCACCGAGTCCGGCCTGCCGTCGAAGGGCAACCTCGGCGACTACGAGCAGCGGATCTACTACGGCGAGAAGACCACGCAGTACTCGATCGTCGGCGGGCCCCAGAAGGAGCTCGACTACGAGAAGGACGGCGGCGGCCAGGTCACCACGAGCTACGACGGCAAGGGCGGCATCGACCTCTCCAGCCCGCTCAACCGCGCCGCCTACGCGGTCTCCTTCAGCGAGCCGCAGATCCTGTACTCGGGAGCCATCGGCGAGGGCTCGCAGATCCTCTACAACCGCACGCCCAAGGAGCGCGTCGAGGCGGTCGCCCCGTGGCTGACCATCGACGGCGACGCCTACCCGGCGGTCGTGGGCAAGCGGATCCAGTGGGTCATCGACGCGTACACGACGACCAACGGCTATCCGTACGCCTCGCGGACCACGCTCGGCGACACCACCGCGGACTCGCTGACCGACCGGCAGCGCGCGGTCGTCGCCCAGCAGAACCAGGTCAACTACATCCGCAACTCGGTGAAGGCGACCGTCGACGCCTACGACGGCACCGTCACGCTGTACGAGTGGGACGAGAACGACCCGGTCCTGAAGACCTGGAAGAAGGCCTTCCCCGGCACCGTCAAGGACAAGGCGGACATCCCCGAGGAGCTGCAGGCCCACCTGCGGTACCCGCAGGACATGTTCAAGGTCCAGCGGGAACTGCTGAGCCTCTACCACGTCACCGAGCCCGCCCCGTTCTACAACGCGAGCGACGCCTGGCAGGTCCCGAACGACCCGACCAAGTCGGACAACAACGCGGTCCCGCCGTACTACCTGTCGATGAAGCTGCCCGGGCAGACCGAGCAGCAGTTCTCACTGACGACGACGTTCACCCCCAGCGGGCGGCCCAACCTGCGGGCGTTCATGGCGGTCGACGCCGACGCCAACAGCAAGGACTACGGCAAGATCAGACTCATGCGGGTCACCGACGACAAGGTCGACGGCCCGGAGCAGATCCAGAGCCGGCTCAACCGCCACGACCCGATCGCCAACTTCGTCCGCGACCTCAAGGGCGCCGACTCGACGATCAAGTACGGCAACCTGCTGACCGTTCCGCTGGACAGCGGCTTCCTGTACGTCGAGCCCATCTACGCCCAGGGCCGCGGCTCGGAGTACCCGCTGCTGAGCAAGGTGGCGGTGGTCTACGGCCAGAAGATCGGGTTCGCCAACGACCTCGGCGGCGCGCTCTCCCAGGTCTTCGGCGAGGCGGGAGCCGACGAGGGCACCACCCCGCCCTCCGATCCCGACCAGCCGCCGGCCGATCCGGACCAGCCGCCCGCCAGCGGCGACGCCCAGCTGAAGGACGCCATCGCCGACGCGCAGCAGGCCTACGCGGACGGCGAGGAGGCCATCAAGAAGGGCGACTGGACGGCCTACGGCAAGGCCCAGGACGACCTCAGGGACGCCCTCCAGCGGGCCGCCGACGCCGAGGCCAGACTGAAGGAAGAGGCGCCGCAGAACGAGTGA
- a CDS encoding PPA1309 family protein — MSNASAPTPDNQPPAAPMAATPLTRAVLEIDEYASGLGWDQPARLFALVDTARLRSQEPSLAAQLGLDKGDSAAALTPVEQDEIPAGTPLDEFLGTLAWPDAVAGCALTVERLMLPSSAERAVPEGLDDAALTEWVASHPDRQEVRMTVAVLRDGSRESALRLREKDSPTEVLTGGGLVPGLAEALAATFED, encoded by the coding sequence ATGTCCAACGCTTCAGCACCGACCCCCGACAACCAGCCGCCCGCGGCTCCCATGGCGGCCACCCCGCTCACCCGGGCCGTGCTCGAGATCGACGAGTACGCGTCCGGCCTCGGCTGGGACCAGCCGGCCCGCCTGTTCGCCCTGGTCGACACCGCGCGGCTGCGCAGCCAGGAGCCCTCCCTCGCCGCCCAGCTCGGCCTCGACAAGGGGGACTCGGCGGCGGCCCTGACCCCCGTCGAGCAGGACGAGATCCCCGCGGGCACCCCGCTGGACGAGTTCCTGGGCACGCTCGCATGGCCCGACGCGGTGGCCGGGTGCGCACTCACCGTGGAGCGGCTGATGCTCCCGTCGTCCGCGGAGAGGGCCGTCCCCGAGGGGCTGGACGACGCCGCCCTGACCGAGTGGGTCGCCTCGCACCCCGACCGCCAGGAGGTCCGGATGACGGTCGCCGTGCTGCGGGACGGCAGCCGCGAGTCCGCCCTGCGGCTGCGCGAGAAGGACTCCCCGACGGAGGTGCTCACCGGCGGCGGGCTCGTCCCCGGCCTCGCGGAGGCGCTGGCGGCGACCTTCGAGGACTGA
- a CDS encoding YlbL family protein — translation MPRRTATMLASTLVFIALLCAGVFFKVPYAEMSPGPTVNTLGSADGEPVLQISGRKTYPATGHLNMTTVRVTGADYRMNLFEAMYGWLAHDNVVVPHETLYPDGKTEEESTQENAEEFSQSQESAKVAALRELDIPVKSRVVVATVVKDSPAEGTLHAGDVIRAVDGTPIEKPGDVAEQVVKHKPGEKVVFTIVPADDAAAAEKAGKEPEGTEKVTVTTAKAPDDGRAIVGIAAGTDHTFPFTIDIHLADVGGPSAGLMFSLGIVDKLTPGNLTGGKFVAGTGTIDDSGKVGPIGGIEMKLVGARNAGAEYFLTPEGNCATAASDIPDGLKLVKVGTIDDATSSLEKIRSGETAGLPSCSAG, via the coding sequence ATGCCACGCCGCACCGCGACGATGCTCGCCTCCACCCTGGTCTTCATCGCACTGCTGTGCGCGGGTGTGTTCTTCAAGGTCCCCTACGCGGAGATGTCCCCGGGGCCCACGGTGAACACCCTGGGATCCGCCGACGGCGAGCCGGTGCTCCAGATCTCCGGCCGCAAGACGTACCCCGCCACCGGTCATCTCAACATGACGACCGTCAGGGTGACCGGCGCGGACTACCGGATGAACCTCTTCGAGGCGATGTACGGCTGGCTCGCCCACGACAACGTGGTCGTCCCGCACGAGACCCTCTACCCGGACGGCAAGACCGAGGAGGAGTCGACCCAGGAGAACGCCGAGGAGTTCAGCCAGTCCCAGGAGAGCGCCAAGGTCGCCGCCCTGCGCGAGCTGGACATCCCGGTGAAGTCCCGGGTGGTCGTCGCCACGGTCGTCAAGGACTCGCCCGCCGAGGGCACCCTGCACGCGGGCGACGTGATCCGGGCGGTCGACGGCACCCCGATCGAGAAGCCGGGCGACGTGGCCGAGCAGGTGGTCAAGCACAAGCCCGGCGAGAAGGTCGTCTTCACGATCGTCCCGGCCGACGACGCGGCCGCCGCCGAGAAGGCCGGCAAGGAGCCGGAGGGCACCGAGAAGGTCACCGTCACCACGGCGAAGGCACCGGACGACGGCCGCGCGATCGTCGGCATCGCGGCGGGCACGGACCACACCTTCCCGTTCACCATCGACATCCACCTGGCCGACGTCGGGGGCCCCAGCGCCGGCCTGATGTTCTCGCTGGGCATCGTCGACAAGCTCACGCCCGGGAACCTGACCGGCGGGAAGTTCGTCGCGGGCACCGGGACGATCGACGACAGCGGCAAGGTCGGCCCGATCGGCGGCATCGAGATGAAGCTGGTGGGTGCGCGGAACGCGGGAGCCGAGTACTTCCTCACCCCCGAGGGCAACTGCGCCACGGCCGCGTCCGACATCCCGGACGGTCTGAAGCTGGTCAAGGTGGGGACGATCGACGACGCGACCAGCTCCCTGGAGAAGATCCGCAGCGGCGAGACGGCAGGTCTGCCGAGCTGCTCGGCGGGCTGA